From the Maioricimonas rarisocia genome, one window contains:
- a CDS encoding response regulator, translated as MSGRVLSIGQCGFDHGNLSRFLGQQFGVTVVAADDENEARDELERGEFRLVLINRKLDLDGSDGVGLLKRLKRDDLLGATPAMLVSNYADAQQSAVAAGAQPGFGKAEIGDPQVTARLAEVLSETSAEES; from the coding sequence ATGTCCGGACGTGTCCTGAGCATCGGCCAGTGCGGTTTCGATCACGGCAACCTCAGCCGGTTTCTCGGTCAGCAGTTCGGTGTGACCGTCGTTGCCGCCGATGACGAGAACGAAGCCCGCGACGAACTGGAGCGTGGCGAGTTCAGGCTGGTGCTGATCAACCGCAAGCTGGACCTGGACGGCAGCGACGGAGTGGGGCTGCTCAAGCGCCTGAAACGGGACGACCTGCTGGGCGCAACGCCGGCGATGCTGGTCTCCAATTATGCCGATGCCCAGCAGTCGGCTGTGGCGGCCGGGGCGCAACCCGGGTTCGGCAAAGCGGAAATCGGTGATCCTCAGGTCACTGCGCGTCTTGCGGAAGTGCTATCAGAAACATCCGCTGAAGAGTCATGA
- a CDS encoding PQQ-binding-like beta-propeller repeat protein — protein sequence MRRTAATLVIAGVLSSLASAGDWPSFRGPDHDNTSDAKELPLKWGPDNNIRWKTSLPGPGNSSPIVVNGHVYLTCAEDKGRQRHLLCYDREDGSLQWKQTVEYDRVADTHKTNPYAGSSPVSDGKHVVVWHGSAGMHCYDLAGNLLWSRDLGQFDHIWGYGSSPIIYDDLVIQLCGPGERTQLVALDLKTGETVWEKPEPGGSASSEGRYVGTWSTPLIVDVEGEDQLLCSMHTRVIACNPRTGEELWHVDGVSSDRGDLVYTSPMVSGNIAVVLAGFGGPAMAFRMGGSGDVTEENRLWHDGEERHPQRIGTGVIIDGNLFMANADNPGSIECIDIATGESRWKVRRTSDGPHWGSMVFADGRLYVTGQNGITRVLAPNPDEYETLAENDLGEQSNSTPAISNGEIFLRTWEHMYCVSDEK from the coding sequence ATGCGCCGCACTGCTGCCACGCTGGTGATCGCCGGAGTTCTGAGTTCGCTGGCCTCTGCCGGGGACTGGCCGTCGTTTCGCGGGCCGGACCACGACAATACCTCGGACGCGAAGGAGCTCCCCCTTAAGTGGGGACCGGACAACAACATCCGCTGGAAGACCTCGCTGCCCGGACCCGGGAACAGCAGCCCGATCGTGGTAAATGGACACGTCTATCTCACCTGTGCCGAAGACAAGGGGCGCCAGCGCCATCTGCTCTGTTACGACCGCGAAGACGGCAGTCTCCAATGGAAGCAGACTGTCGAGTACGACCGCGTCGCGGACACCCACAAGACGAATCCGTACGCCGGTTCGTCTCCCGTGTCTGACGGAAAACACGTGGTGGTCTGGCACGGATCGGCAGGAATGCACTGCTATGACCTTGCCGGCAACCTGCTGTGGTCGCGGGATCTGGGGCAGTTCGATCACATCTGGGGCTATGGCTCCTCGCCGATCATCTACGACGATCTGGTGATTCAGCTCTGCGGACCGGGCGAACGGACGCAACTGGTCGCGCTCGATCTGAAAACCGGCGAGACCGTCTGGGAGAAGCCGGAGCCGGGCGGAAGCGCCAGCAGCGAGGGGCGTTACGTTGGGACCTGGTCGACGCCGCTGATCGTCGACGTCGAAGGCGAGGATCAACTCCTCTGCTCGATGCACACCCGCGTCATTGCATGCAATCCCCGCACGGGCGAAGAGTTGTGGCATGTCGACGGCGTCAGCAGCGATCGGGGGGATCTGGTTTACACTTCGCCGATGGTCTCCGGCAATATTGCCGTCGTGCTGGCCGGTTTCGGCGGACCGGCCATGGCATTCCGCATGGGGGGCTCGGGCGACGTGACCGAGGAGAATCGCCTGTGGCATGACGGCGAAGAGCGGCACCCGCAGCGGATCGGTACCGGCGTGATCATCGACGGCAACCTGTTCATGGCGAATGCCGACAACCCCGGTTCGATCGAATGCATCGACATCGCGACGGGCGAATCCCGCTGGAAGGTCCGCCGCACGTCTGACGGCCCCCACTGGGGCTCGATGGTGTTCGCCGATGGCCGCCTGTACGTCACGGGGCAGAACGGCATCACCCGCGTTCTGGCGCCGAATCCGGACGAGTACGAAACGCTCGCCGAAAACGACCTGGGGGAACAGAGCAACTCGACGCCGGCGATCTCGAATGGCGAGATCTTTCTGCGGACGTGGGAGCACATGTACTGTGTGAGTGATGAGAAATGA
- the metG gene encoding methionine--tRNA ligase, which translates to MSNRRILVTAALPYANGHIHIGHLVEYIQTDIWVRFQKLRGNQCIYICADDTHGTAIMIRARQEGRTEEELIADMREAHVRDFAAFGIEFDNYGSTNSEANRKLCGEVWSAIRQAGMVHEKEIEQLYDPVAETFLADRFVKGTCPNCKAPNQYGDSCDKCGHTHSPAELIDPVSTLSGATPEVRSATHLFVEIEQLHPFLEEWTQSGDHLQPEVANYLKGHFLHEPLRDWDISRPAPYFGFEIPDAPGNSWYVWFDAPIGYIASTAEWCEQHGESLDEWWKNPDTEIHHFIGKDITYFHTLFWPAMLKTAGFSLPGKVHIHGFLTVDGEKMSKSKGTFIPAATYLEHLDPSYLRYFFASKLGPRVDDIDLNFDEFKTKVDSDLVGKVVNIASRCAKFVAGGHLSETYPDDGGLFEQGAAAGDEIARRYENCDYNGAMREIMVLADRANQYIESKEPWKLRKDESRQDELRDICSVGLNLFRQIVVYLSPVLPRLAEQAADLLGQPISSWEEARQPLTGTQVGKFQHMMQRVDPKKVEAMIEESKDNTAAGEAAASDAASEYNDGPEALEKEPLTEEHCTIDDFMKVDMRVARVIEANHVEGADKLLQLTLSLGGEERRNVFAGIKSCYAPEELVGRLVVCCANLKPRKMRFGVSEGMVLACGPGGKDIFLLNPDTGAQPGMRVH; encoded by the coding sequence ATGTCGAATCGACGCATCCTCGTCACTGCTGCACTGCCGTATGCAAACGGCCACATCCACATCGGTCATCTGGTGGAGTACATCCAGACCGATATCTGGGTGCGGTTTCAGAAGCTGCGCGGGAACCAGTGCATCTACATCTGCGCCGACGATACGCACGGCACGGCGATCATGATCCGGGCCCGTCAGGAAGGACGGACCGAAGAAGAGCTCATCGCCGATATGCGGGAGGCGCACGTCCGCGACTTCGCCGCGTTCGGAATCGAATTCGACAATTACGGTTCGACGAACAGCGAGGCGAACCGCAAGTTGTGCGGCGAGGTCTGGTCGGCGATCCGCCAGGCCGGCATGGTTCATGAAAAGGAAATCGAGCAGCTCTACGATCCGGTGGCCGAAACGTTTCTGGCCGACCGGTTCGTCAAGGGAACCTGCCCGAACTGCAAGGCACCGAACCAGTACGGCGATTCGTGTGACAAGTGCGGCCACACACATTCTCCGGCCGAACTGATCGATCCGGTCAGCACGCTCAGTGGAGCCACTCCGGAGGTTCGCTCGGCCACGCACCTGTTCGTCGAGATCGAACAGCTTCATCCGTTCCTTGAAGAGTGGACGCAGTCGGGGGATCACCTGCAGCCGGAAGTCGCCAACTACCTCAAGGGGCACTTCCTGCACGAGCCGCTGCGGGACTGGGACATCTCCCGACCGGCGCCGTACTTCGGGTTTGAAATCCCGGACGCTCCGGGCAACTCCTGGTACGTCTGGTTCGATGCTCCGATCGGTTACATCGCCAGCACTGCCGAGTGGTGCGAGCAGCATGGTGAGTCACTCGACGAATGGTGGAAGAACCCGGACACCGAGATTCACCACTTCATCGGGAAAGACATTACGTACTTCCACACGCTGTTCTGGCCGGCAATGCTCAAGACGGCCGGATTCTCGCTGCCCGGCAAGGTGCACATCCACGGCTTTCTCACCGTCGATGGCGAGAAGATGTCGAAGTCGAAAGGGACGTTCATCCCGGCGGCGACGTATCTCGAGCATCTCGACCCGTCGTACCTGCGGTACTTCTTTGCGTCCAAGCTCGGCCCGCGCGTCGACGACATCGACCTGAACTTCGACGAGTTCAAGACGAAGGTCGATTCGGACCTGGTGGGCAAGGTCGTCAACATCGCCAGTCGGTGTGCGAAATTCGTCGCAGGCGGGCACCTGTCCGAGACGTATCCCGACGATGGCGGCCTGTTCGAGCAGGGAGCGGCGGCCGGCGACGAAATCGCACGCCGCTACGAGAACTGCGACTACAATGGTGCCATGCGGGAGATCATGGTCCTCGCGGACCGGGCCAACCAGTACATCGAATCAAAGGAGCCGTGGAAGCTCCGCAAGGACGAATCCCGGCAGGACGAACTGCGGGACATCTGCTCGGTCGGGCTGAATCTGTTCCGCCAGATTGTCGTCTACCTCTCGCCCGTGCTGCCCCGCCTGGCCGAACAGGCCGCGGATCTGCTGGGCCAGCCGATTTCAAGTTGGGAGGAGGCCCGGCAGCCGCTGACCGGTACGCAGGTCGGCAAGTTCCAACACATGATGCAACGCGTTGATCCCAAGAAGGTGGAAGCGATGATCGAGGAATCCAAGGACAATACTGCTGCCGGCGAAGCAGCGGCTTCCGACGCGGCCAGCGAATACAACGACGGGCCCGAAGCGCTCGAGAAAGAGCCGCTGACCGAAGAGCACTGCACGATCGACGACTTCATGAAGGTCGACATGCGGGTTGCCCGCGTGATCGAAGCGAATCATGTCGAGGGAGCCGACAAGCTTCTGCAGCTGACGCTTTCGCTCGGCGGCGAGGAACGGCGGAACGTGTTCGCGGGCATCAAGAGCTGCTACGCGCCCGAAGAACTGGTCGGCCGGCTCGTCGTCTGTTGTGCCAACCTCAAGCCGCGCAAGATGCGGTTTGGTGTGAGCGAAGGAATGGTGCTCGCGTGTGGTCCGGGCGGGAAGGACATCTTCCTGCTCAACCCCGATACCGGTGCCCAGCCGGGCATGCGGGTGCACTGA